Proteins co-encoded in one Malus domestica chromosome 09, GDT2T_hap1 genomic window:
- the LOC114827101 gene encoding uncharacterized protein gives MENAPGNLKLLASSIQKEIVNSCALETLDAIMDGLKDRFFSILVDEAHDVSVKEQMAMVLRHVDDNGHVIERFVGIQHVTDTTSSLLKDAIDTFFSRNGLSISKLRGQGYDGASNMRVSSFCEKHHIDVPNMEEAFILPGRSMRNAPIKTNRHHYCVELFIYVIDEQITELEDHFNEVNTELLICLACLSPKDSFVAFDKPKLLRLAQFYPQDFSDEDRLALEDQLEIYIHYVRSNSDFSQLEGVGDLAKKMVETRTHQVFNYVYLLITLSLVLPVATASVERTFSVMNIIKGSLRNKMGDQWLSDSLLVYIERDIFACIENEAIMLRFQNMKPRRGQL, from the exons ATGGAAAATGCTCCGGGAAATCTCAAATTACTAGCTTCTTCCATTcaaaaagaaattgtgaattcatGTGCCCTTGAAACACTTGATGCTATCATGGATGGTCTAAAAGATAGATTCTTTTCAATATTGGTGGATGAAGCACATGATGTGTCGGTGAAAGAGCAAATGGCTATGGTGTTGCGTCATGTGGATGACAACGGGCATGTAATTGAAAGATTTGTGGGTATCCAACATGTTACCGACACTACTTCAAGTTTACTAAAGGATGCTATTGACACATTCTTTTCTCGCAACGGTTTGAGCATTTCCAAGCTACGAGGACAAGGTTATGATGGTGCTAGCAATATGAGAG tatcttctttttgtgaaaaacatcatATTGATGTTCCTAACATGGAAGAGGCATTTATACTTCCAGGGAGGTCAATGCGTAATGCTCCAATAAAGACAAATCGTCATCATTATTGTGTGGAGCTCTTCATTTATGTCATTGATGAGCAAATTACGGAGTTAGAGGATCACTTTAATGAGGTAAATACTGAGTTGCTTATTTGTTTGGCATGTTTGAGTCCAAAAGATTCATTTGTAGCTTTTGATAAACCAAAGTTACTTCGTCTTGCTCAATTTTATCCTCAAGACTTTTCGGATGAGGATCGTTTggcacttgaagatcaacttgagatttatattcattatgtgCGTTCCAATAGTGatttctctcaattggaaggggttggtgatcttgcaaaaaaaatggtggagacaaGGACGCATCAAGTATTCAATTATGTATATTTGCTCATTACATTGTCTTTAGTTTTACCAGTTGCAACTGCTTCAGTGGAGAGAACATTTTCTGTCATGAATATTATTAAGGGTTCACTTaggaacaaaatgggagatcaatggttgagtgatagcttgcttgtttatattgagagagatatttttgcttgtattgaaaatgaagctataatgcttcgttttcaaaatatgaaacctcGTCGTGGACAATTGTAG